Part of the Pseudomonas lijiangensis genome is shown below.
CTGATCCTGCTGCTAGGTGGTCTTCAGTATCGCCTGTGGGTAGGTAACGGAAGTCTGGCGCAAGTGGCCAGCCTGACCGAGCAAATTGCAGAACAGCATGCCGAAAACGAAGTTCTGCTCGAACGAAACCGCGTTCTGGATGCTGAAGTCATGGAACTGAAAAAGGGCCTTGAAACCGTTGAAGAACGTGCCCGTCATGAGCTGGGCATGGTCAAGGACGGCGAAACTCTCTATCAGTTGGCGCAATGAAAAACTCTCTTCCTGCCTTCTGGGCAGTGATTCCTGCCGCGGGCGTTGGTGCTCGCATGGCAGCAGACCGTCCCAAGCAGTACCTGCAACTGGGCGGCCTCACTATTCTTGAACACAGCCTGCTTTGCTTTCTCGATCACCCGCGCCTCAAGGGCATGGTGATCAGTCTGGCTGTGGATGATCCTTACTGGCCAACCCTGCCGTGTGCCCTGGATTCGCGTATCCAGCGTGTGGATGGCGGCAAGGAACGTTCGGACTCGGTACTCAATGCCTTGCTGCACCTGCATGCCCAGGGCGCCAGCGATGACGACTGGGTGCTGGTTCACGATGCGGCACGTCCCAATCTTGCCCGAAGCGATCTGGACAACCTGCTGGGCGAACTGGCGGACGATCCGGTAGGCGGCCTGCTGGCGGTACCGGCTCGCGATACCCTCAAGCGTGCCGACGAACATGGCCGTGTGGCGCAGACCGTTGATCGCAGCCTGATCTGGCAAGCCTACACGCCGCAGATGTTTCGTCTCGGCGCCTTGCATCGGGCGCTGGCGGACAGCCAGGTGTCGAATGTCAGCATCACCGATGAAGCTTCGGCCATCGAGTGGGCAGGGCAGTCGCCGCGTCTTATCGAAGGGCGTTCCGACAATATCAAGGTGACCCGTCCCGAAGACCTCGAGTGGCTGCGTCAGCGCAGGTCCATGGGCAACTAGGTTCTGTACTCTTCCCGCATCGCCAGACCTTCCTTGAGGTAATCGACCAGCTTGCGCACCTTGGGCGACAAGTGGCGCTGCTGCGGGTAAAGCGCCCAGACGGCGGTGTTGGGAGGTTGATGCGCTTCGAGCAGGGAAATCAGGTTGCCGTTCTTCAAGTGTTCCTGCACGTAGTAATCCGGGAGCTGGCACAGACCAACACCCTGCAATGCGGCGTCCAGCACCGCCTGGCCGCTGTTGCAGCGCCAGTTGCCCTGGACCCGTTGTGAAAACTCCCTGCCGTTCTGCTGAAGCAGCCAGGTGTCACTGCCACCGATCAGGCAGTTATGACGACTCAGCTCGGAAAGACTGTGCGGCCGACCGTAGCGCTCCAGATAGGAAGGCGATGCGCACAGGTACATGCGTCGCGGCGCCAGCCTTGCGGCGACAAGGCGCGAATCCTGTAGCCGACCCAGGCGAATCGCAAGATCCATCCCTTCGTGAACCAGGTCCAGCGTGTCGTTGCTCAGCTCGATATCGACCCGCAGTTGCGGATACAGATCCATGAAGCGCGTGACCAAGGGCGTGATGAAGCGCTCGCCGTAGGCCACGGCGCAGGTCATGCGCAGCAGGCCTTTCGGTTCGCTGGTCAGGTCGCCAACGGCGCGCAGGGCTTCTTCGCGTCCATCCTGCAAGCGCTGGCAATGATGCAGAAATGTCTGACCGGCCTCGGTCAAGGCTACGCGCCGTGTGCTGCGGTACAGCAAACGGGTTTGCAGGCGCTCTTCAAGACGCACGATCTGGCGACTGATATGGGAGGAAGACACACCCAGGCGCTGGGCGGCCGCAGTGAATTGCCCGCATTCGGCCACCGCAACGAACTCGTCCAGACCTTCCCAGCGATTCGCGTACATCGATTATCCCTATATGGCAATAATGTTTTGCTTTTGTCTGGATTATTAACTGAACGGCACTGTACTACACTCCAGACCTTGTTTTTATCTTGCTGGAGAAGATCGATGATCAAGTCGCGTGCTGCTGTTGCCTTTGAAGCCAAGAAGCCATTGGAAATCGTTGAAATCGATGTCGCCATGCCCAAGGCGGGAGAAGTGCTGCTGCGGGTCGTGGCTTCGGGCGTTTGCCACACTGATGCCTACACGCTCTCCGGTGCTGATCCGGAAGGTATCTTCCCGGCGATTCTGGGTCACGAAGGTGGTGCGATTGTCGAAGCCATCGGCGAAGGCGTGACCTCGGTTGCCGTGGGTGATCATGTTATTCCGCTGTACACCCCGGAATGCCGCCAGTGCAAATTCTGTCTGTCGGGCAAAACCAACCTCTGCCAGTCGATCCGTGCGACCCAAGGCAAAGGCCTGATGCCGGATGGCACTGCACGCTTTTCCTATAAGGGTCAGCCGATTTTCCACTACATGGGCACTTCGACCTTTTCCGAATACACCGTCCTGCCGGAAATCTCGGTCGCCAAAATCCAGAAAGAAGCCCCGCTGGAGAAGGTCTGCCTGCTGGGTTGCGGCGTCACCACCGGTATCGGTGCGGTGCTCAACACTGCCAAGGTAAAACCAGGTGACACCGTGGCCATCTTTGGTCTGGGCGGCATTGGTCTGTCGGCTGTGATTGGTGCGGTCAAGGCCAAGGCGGCGCGCATCATTGCCATCGACATCAACCCGGCCAAGTTCGAAATCGCCAAGCAACTGGGTGCAACCGATTGCGTCAACCCGAAAGACTTTGATCGCCCGATCCAGGAAGTGATCGTGGACATGACCGATGGCGGCGTGGACTTCTCCTTCGAGTGCATCGGCAACGTGCAGCTTATGCGTGCTGCCCTGGAGTGCTGCCACAAGGGTTGGGGCGAGTCGGTGATCATCGGTGTGGCCGGTGCAGGCCAGGAAATCGCCACCCGTCCATTCCAGCTGGTGACCGGTCGCGTCTGGCGCGGTTCGGCATTTGGTGGCGTGCGTGGTCGTACCGAATTGCCAAGCTACGTCGACATGTCGCAAACCGGCGAAATCCCGCTGGATACCTTCATCACCCACACCATGGGTCTTGAAGACATCAACAAGGCATTCGACCTGATGCACGAAGGCAAAAGCATTCGTTCTGTCATTCATTTCTGAAGAGCAGCTATAAGCGGCAAGCGATAAGCTGCAAGAGGAGCACGTCTGACTCTCTTGCAGCTTGAGGCTTGAAACTTGAAGCTCGGGAGCCTGCGACCATGACTCTGGAAAATCTGTCCTGCCAGAAAAGCTTCGGCGGCTGGCTCAAGCGTTACAAGCATCATTCAGCGGTGCTGGGTTGTGACATGGTGTTTGCGGTCTACCTGCCGCCACAAGCAGAGCAGGGCGGCAAGTTGCCTGTGCTGTACTGGCTGTCCGGCCTGACCTGCAACGATGAAAACTTCATGCAGAAAGCCGCTGCCCAGAGGGTGGCTGCGGAACTGGGGTTGATCCTGGTTGCACCCGACACCAGCCCCCGTGGCGCGGATGTACCGGATGATCCGGATGGCGCCTGGGACTTCGGGCTCGGGGCCGGGTTTTACCTGAACGCCACGGCGCAACCCTGGGCCAAGCACTACCGGATGCACGACTACGTGGTCGATGAGCTGCCGGCTCTGGTCGAGGAGCATTTCCCGGCTTCTGCGGCGCGTGGGATCAGTGGTCACTCCATGGGTGGTCACGGGGCTCTGGTCTGTGCCTTGCGCAACCCGGGGCGCTACCAGTCGGTTTCGGCGTTTTCGCCGATCACCAACCCCATGGATTGCCCTTGGGGACAGAAGGCGTTCTCCCGTTATCTGGGCGAAGATCGTTCACGCTGGCGCGAGTGGGATGCCACGGTACTGATTGCCGAAGCCAGTGAAAAACTGCCGATCCTGGTGGATCAGGGCGACCGCGATGACTTCCTGGTCAATCAGCTCAAGCCCGAAGCACTGGTCCAGGCGGCGAAGGCGGCTCAGCACCCGCTGACCCTGCGGATGCAGCCCGGCTATGATCACAGCTACTTTTTCATTGCCAGTTTCATCGAGGACCACCTGCGTCATCATGCACAGGCTCTGAACGGATGACTGTCAGGGACAGGCCCTAACTTGCGCCAAAGCAGGTAGAATCACGCCCTGACTTTTTTCAGGGCGTTTTTCTATGCGTATTGGCCATGGCTATGATGTGCACCGTTTCGCTGAGGGCGATTTCATTACCTTGGGCGGCGTGCGGATTGCACACGGTTTCGGCCTCCTGGCTCATTCCGACGGCGACGTTCTGCTGCATGCGCTGAGCGACGCCTTGCTGGGAGCCGCTGCGCTGGGCGATATCGGCAAGCACTTTCCGGACACTGATCCGCAATTCAAAGGCGCGGACAGCCGTGTACTGCTTCGCCATGTGCTCAAGCAGGTACAGGGCAAAGGCTGGAAAGTCGGCAACGTCGACGCCACCATCGTGGCCCAGGCACCCAAGATGGCTCCGCATATCGATGCGATGCGCGCTTTGATAGCCGCAGACCTCCAGGTTGAGTTGGATCAAGTGAACGTAAAAGCCACGACTACTGAAAAACTCGGCTTCGTCGGCCGTGAAGAAGGCATCGCGGTGCATGCCGTCGCGCTGTTGCTGCGCGCATGACCGAACTGGAACTTCTGGGCCAGCGGGCCTATGGCGAGGCGCTGGGCAGTGCCGTTCTCAAGGCGACGGCTGAAGATTTTCAGGTCGATGAAGTGCTCGATATTCCCTTGTCCGGGGATGGTGAGCATCTCTGGCTGTGGGTCGAGAAGCGCGGCCTCAACACCGAGGACGCAGCCCGTCGTCTGGCCCGTGCCGCAGGCGTGCCGTTGCGCACCGTCAGCTATGCAGGCCTGAAGGACCGTCAGGCGCTCACCCGTCAGTGGTTCAGCCTGCAATTGCCGGGCAAGGCCGACCCCGATCTTTCGGCGGCCCAGGACGAAACCCTGCAGATCCTCAAGAGCAGCCGCCACAAGCGCAAGTTGCAGCGCGGTGCTCATGCGGCCAATGGCTTCACCTTGCGCCTGACACAATTGAATGCCGATCATGACGCGCTGAACCAGCGTCTGGAATCCATTGCCCGCAAGGGTATCCCCAATTATTTCGGTGCCCAGCGTTTTGGCTACCAGGGTGGCAATCTGGGCGAGGCCCGGCATTACGCCGAGCGCAAGGCCTTGCCGGAGCAGCGCAATGTGCGTTCCCGGTTGCTGTCCACGGCCCGCAGCTACCTGTTCAACCGCGTGCTGGATGCCCGGGTAGCCGATGGCACCTGGGAACGTGCCCAGCCCGGCGACCTGCTGGCGTTTACCGACAGCCGCAGCTTTTTCCCGGCCGGTGTTGCCGAGTGCAGCGATCCCCGGCTCGACATTCTGGACCTGCATCCCACTGGTCCGCAGTGGGGTGAAGGGCCTTCCCCGGCGAGCGGCGCAACCGCCGAACTGGAAAACCGCATTGCCGCTGAGCAGGCGGCTCTGTGCGAATGGCTGATAAAGGCTGGAATGGAGCACGAACGTCGCATACTGCGGCTGCCCATTGGCCGTTTGACGTGGCATTATCCCGAGCCTGACATTTTGCAACTGGAATTCGTCCTTCCGCCCGGATGCTTTGCCACTGTATTGGTGCGCGAACTCGTCGATCTGGTGCCGGTTGGGCAGACGGATAGCCCATGCGTATTCTGATTTCAAACGATGATGGGGTAACTGCACCCGGTCTCGCGGCGCTGTACGCGGCGCTGGCGGATTATGCCGACTGTGTGGTTATCGCTCCCGATCAAGACAAAAGCGGCGCCAGCAGCTCGTTGACCCTCGACCGGCCGTTGCACCCGCATACGCTGCCCAATGGTTTCATCGGCCTCAATGGCACGCCGACCGACTGCGTGCATCTGGGGCTCAATGGCCTTCTGGAGCACGAGCCGGACATGGTGGTCTCGGGCATCAACCTGGGCGCCAACCTCGGGGACGATGTCCTGTATTCCGGTACGGTTGCCGCAGCCCTCGAAGGACGCTTTCTGGAGCGTCCTTCGTTTGCCTTTTCGTTTCTGTCGCGCCAGCCGGACAACCTGGCGACTGCGGCGCATTATGCGCGCCTGCTGGTCGAGGCCCATGAACAGCTGGACCTCCCGCCGCGTACGGTACTGAATGTCAATATTCCGAATCTGCCCCTCGACCACATCCGGGGGATTCAACTGACCCGCCTTGGCCATCGTGCCCGCGCTGCCGCTCCGGTGAAAGTCGTCGACCCTCGTGGCCGTGCCGGCTACTGGATCGCTGCGGCCGGCGATGCTGAAGACGGCGGGGCAGGCACCGATTTTCATGCGGTCATGCAGGGTTATGTCTCGATTACCCCGCTGCAACTGGATCGAACCTATCAGAACGGCTTCAGCAGCCTGAACACCTGGCTGGAGGGACTGATCTGATGTCACGCGAGCAAGATGATCTGTTACGTCGCGGGATTGGCATGACCTCGCAGCGTACTCGCGAGCGACTGATCCAGCGCTTGTATGAAGAAGGCTTGTCCAATACCCGTGTGCTGGATGTCATCCGCAAGACGCCCCGGCATCTGTTCGTCGATGAAGCCCTGGCCCACCGTGCGTATGAAGACACGGCCTTGCCGATCGGCCACAACCAGACCATTTCCCAGCCTTATATGGTCGCGCGCATGAGCGAGCTGCTGCTGGCAGCCGGTCCGCTGGACAAGGTGCTGGAAATCGGTACCGGCTCGGGCTATCAGACCGCTGTGCTGGCGCAACTTGTCGAGCGGGTCTTCTCGGTCGAGCGCATCAAGGTGCTGCAGGACCGGGCCAAGGAGCGTCTGGTGGAGTTGAACCTGCGCAACGTGGTCTTTCGCTGGGGCGATGGCTGGGAAGGCTGGCCTGCGCTGGCGCCTTACAATGGCATCATCGTGACCGCCGTGGCGACCGATGTGCCTCAAGCCTTGCTCGATCAACTGGCACCCGGAGGCAGGCTGGTGATTCCGGTCGGTTCCGGTGAGGTCCAACAACTGATGCTGATCGTGCGTGAGGAAAACGGGTTTTCCCGACATGTGCTGGGAGCTGTGCGATTCGTGCCATTGCTCAACGGGCCTCTGGCCTGAAACGTTAATGGAACTTCAAGTGAATTCTGAGCACACTCATCGGTCTACTTACCCTGTATGGCAGCATGGCATCACTTCACCAACATGATTCATGCATGACAAGGGCTTGGCATTGTTAATCACTGGCTGCCCGCCGTTGTTGCGGCACAATAGGCATCTTTCGAATTCAGTCACCAGTAAAGGGAGTGGCGGGTGAGTCACAGAGTCATTCGGCAGCTAAATTGTTCAACAAGTTATCAGCGTCTGGTGATTGGCATTGTGCTCAGTGTCCTCTTGGTCGGCTGCGCCAGTTCTCCGTCGGGCGGTGTTCGTGTCGTTGATCGCAACGGCAACGTGACGTCACAGCGTCCTGCCGTCACGACCGGACAATATGTCGTGCGACGTGGCGACACACTTTTTTCCATTGCATTTCGTTACGGCTGGGACTGGAAAGCACTCGCTGCGCGAAACCAGATCCCCGAGCCCTACACGATTAAACCCGGCCAGACGATTCGCTTTGACGGGCGTTCAAATTCAACATCCGAGTCTGTGGCTTCCGCTCCGGTCGTAGCGCAACCAGGTCCGGTGACCTCGTCCACCTCCACCCGTACCAGCAGTTCCGGCTCGGTCAAGACGACAGTCATCTCCAAACCGGTCGCGGTGACACCCGTGGTTATACCTCCCGCTGGCGATACTCCCGTGGGTATTGCGGGCAAGTCCCCGACAGGTTGGGCATGGCCGGCAAGTGGCACTTTGATAGGAAAATTTTCCTCAAACGGAAGTTTGAATAAAGGAATTGATATCGCAGGTGATTTGGGACAGCCTGTTTTAGCCGCGTCTGATGGATCAGTTGTTTACGCCGGAAGTGGATTGCGGGGCTACGGCGAATTGATAATCATCAAACACAGCGATACCTACGTCAGTGCTTACGGTCACAACCGCAGGCTTTTGGTACGGGAGGGGCAACAGGTCAAGGCGGGACAGACAATTGCCGAGATGGGGTCCACAGGAACTGACCGGGTGAAGCTGCATTTCGAGATTCGCCGCCAAGGAAAGCCTGTAGATCCACTGCAGTTTTTGCCACGTCGTTGATAGTTGTCAGCCTGTTCCTGACGCAGAGGGAATGGGCTCAAGCGTTGCCACGGATATAGGCGGCGCTGAGCTTGAGGTCGAACTCACCAAAGGACTATAACAATGGCTCTTAGCAGCGAAGCGCCGGAGTTTGACATCGATGATGAAGTGCTCCTCATGGAAACCGGCATTGTCCTGGAGGACAACTCGAACGAGAAGCAGCCGTCTACTGCCGCATCGGATCGAACGAAAGCCAAGCACAACTCATCGCTCAAACAACATAAATATATTGATTACACTCGGGCGCTCGATGCTACCCAGTTGTATCTCAATGAAATAGGGTTCTCACCCCTGCTGTCCCCGGAAGAGGAGGTCCACTTTGCGAGATTGTCGCAGCGTGGGGATCCGGCTGGACGCAAGCGCATGATTGAAAGCAATCTGCGTCTGGTAGTCAAAATTGCCAGGCGCTATGTCAATCGTGGGTTGTCATTGCTTGATCTGATCGAAGAGGGCAACCTGGGCCTTATCCGGGCTGTTGAAAAATTCGATCCGGAGCGCGGTTTCCGTTTCTCGACTTACGCGACATGGTGGATTCGTCAGACCATCGAGCGTGCAATCATGAATCAGACCCGGACCATCCGGTTGCCGATTCATGTGGTCAAGGAGCTGAATGTCTATCTGCGTGCCGCTCGTGAACTCACACAGAAGCTCGATCACGAACCGTCTCCCGAGGAGATCGCCAACCTGCTGGAAAAACCCGTCGGCGAGGTCAAGCGCATGCTTGGGCTCAACGAGCGTGTTTCCTCGGTGGATGTCTCTCTGGGTCCGGATTCCGACAAGACGCTGCTCGATACCCTGACGGATGATCGCCCTACGGACCCCTGTGAGCTCCTGCAGGACGATGATCTCTCTCAGAGTATCGATCAATGGCTGTCCGAACTGACCGACAAGCAGCGCGAAGTAGTGATACGTCGTTTCGGCTTGCGCGGGCATGAAAGCAGCACCCTCGAGGATGTCGGTCTCGAGATCGGTCTTACCCGTGAGCGTGTGCGTCAGATTCAGGTCGAAGGCTTGAAGCGTCTGCGTGAAATCCTCGAAAAGAACGGTCTTTCGAGCGAATCCCTCTTCCAATAAACCTCTCCTCTCCCAACCCTCTGCGTCGAAAGGCCGATATGAACATCAAATGTTTGTATCGGCCTTTTACATGATCACCATCCTATAAAGTTGTCTGATCTCTTTGCTGTTCTCTCAAGGGAAGAGTCATGGGGGCTCTACAGGTCTTTGCCAGAGATATGCGCAAGGTGCGTAAGCCTTTGCTTACCCGTGTTGTAAGTTATCAGGGGTTTATTGGGACGGATAAAAGATTTTTCTGAACGTGAGTTCTGCTAGTTCGATGAATTTAAAAGAGTTTTATTTTTTAAACGGCGCGGTAAGAAATATTTTTGCGAGTTTTCGGGTGTTGCCCACGGCCTGAAAATCACTAATATCAGAACTGTGCCAACGGACAGGCACAGGCAGTCAAGGAAGACAGTCAAGGACATCGCAAGAAGCGATTCATCAGGATGATGAAAAGGATTACAGGGATTAGGGAAGAAATGTGGGCGGGTCATACCGCCCCTTTTTTTTGCCTGTAAAATCTGTTTCCCGCCCACGAAAAAGGCCCCGAAGGGCCTTTTTGGCAATACCGGAACTCAGCGTTCCAGATCTGCGATCTTGCCTGTCTTGCCGTCCCATTCTTCTGCGTCGGGCAGGGCATCTTTTCTTTCGGTGATGTTTGGCCATACTTCCGCGAGTTCGGCGTTGAGCTCGATGAAGTTTTCCATGCCGGCGGGAACCTCATCTTCCGAGAAGATGGCTTGCGCAGGGCATTCAGGCTCACAAAGCGCGCAATCGATGCACTCATCCGGGTGAATCACCAGGAAGTTCGGGCCTTCGTAAAAGCAGTCCACCGGACAGACTTCTACGCAGTCGGTGTACTTGCACTTGATGCAGTTGTCGGTGACGACGAAGGTCATTTCTAATTTTCTCCTCAGGCGGCTGCGGCATTGCCCTTCCAGATAGGGGCTGCCAGGTTCGGGGAGTTTCCCGGCCTTGTGAAAAACACGTGCTTGGAGTGAGCGGCCTGACTGCATTGTCTGCCGCTCGACCCTTGGTTCGCTGCGTTTTCACGCGGCTCGACTAGCTGCCCAACCAGGCTAAAAGCTGAGAGCATCCCAAACCGCGCGGGATTCTAACAGCTTGTATCACTTCGCGTCAGATCCGAGTTTGCAATGAGTACAGCAACTCCAGTGCCTGGCGAGGTGTCAGGTCGTCGACTTTCACCTTCGACAGCTCTTCCAGTACCGGGTGAGGCAGGCTTGCAAACAGGTCACTTTGCATCGGCGCCGCCGGTTTACCGGGTTTTGGTCGTGGTTGTTCGTGGGGCAGGCTGGTGGTTTCCAGACGCTGCAAATGCTCCTTGGCGCGAGTGATGACCTTGCCCGGAACGCCCGCCAGTTGTGCCACCGCCAGGCCGTAGCTCTGGCTTGCCGGCCCCGGAAGAACCCGGTGCAGGAACACGATCCGCTCGTTGTGCTCAGTGGCATTCAAATGCACGTTGGTGACCAGCGGTTCGCTCTCGGGCAATACCGTCAGCTCGAAATAGTGCGTGGCGAACAGGGTATAGGCGCGCAACTGGGCGAGACATTCTGCCGCAGCCCAGGCCAGGGAAAGGCCGTCAAAGGTACTGGTGCCACGGCCGACTTCGTCCATCAGCACCAGGCTGCGATCGGTCGCGTTATGCAGAATGTTGGCGGTTTCGCTCATTTCCACCATGAAGGTCGAACGTCCGCCCGCCAGATCATCGCTGGAGCCGATACGGGTGAAGATCCTGTCCACCAGCGACAGCTCGCAACTGGCAGCCGGTACAAAGCTGCCAATGTGGGCCAGCAATACGATCAGTGCGGTCTGGCGCATGTAGGTCGATTTACCGCCCATGTTCGGGCCGGTGATCACCAGCATGCGGGTGCTGTCATCCAGAGACAGGTCGTTGGCCACGAACGGTGTGGACAGCACTTGCTCGACGACCGGATGACGACCCTGATCGATGCGCATGCACGGCTCGCTGACGAAGCGCGGGCAGTTGAGGTCCAGATTCAGGGCCCGCTCGGCCAGGTTGCTCAGGACGTCCAGTTCGGCCAGGGCGGCGGCGGTGTCCTGCAGCGGTGCCAGATGACCGATCAGGTCTTCCAGCAAAGCCTCGTAGAGCATTTTTTCCCGGGCCAGGGCGCGGCTCTTGGCCGACAGTGCCTTGTCCTCGAACTCTTTCAGCTCGGGCGTAATGAAGCGCTCGGCGCCTTTGAGGGTCTGGCGACGGATATAGTCGGCAGGAGCCTGTTCGGCCTGCTTGCTGGGCAGCTCGATGAAGTACCCGTGTACGCGGTTGTAGCCCACTTTCAGGTTGGCCAGGCCGGTACGGGCCTTTTCACGGGCCTCCAGGTCGATCAGAAACTGACCGGCGTTCTCGCTCAGTGACTGCAACTCGTCCAGTTCGGCGTCATAACCGGTCTTCAGCACACCGCCATCGCGGATCACTGCGGGCGGGTTATCGATGATTGCCCGTTGCAACAGGTCTGCCAGTTCCGGGTAGGTGCTGGTGGTTCTGGCCAGTTGTTGCAGGTGCGGCGCTTCCAGGCTGGTCATTGCTTCTTGCAGCGCCGGCAGGGCGCCCAGTGCGTCGCGCAGGCGAGCCAGATCGCGAGGACG
Proteins encoded:
- the mutS gene encoding DNA mismatch repair protein MutS, which gives rise to MSDLSSHTPMMQQYWKLKNQHPDQLMFYRMGDFYEIFYEDAKKAAKLLDITLTARGQSAGQSIPMCGIPYHAAEGYLAKLVKLGESVVICEQVGDPATSKGPVERQVVRIITPGTISDEAFLDERRDNLLAAVLGDERLFGLAVLDITSGNFSVLEIKGWENLLAELERINPVELLIPDDWPQGLPAEKRRGSRRRAPWDFERDSAHKSLCQQFATQDLKGFGCETLTLAIGAAGCLLSYAKETQRTALPHLRSLRHERLDDTVVLDAASRRNLELDTNLAGGRDNTLQSVMDRCQTAMGTRLLTRWLNRPLRDLTVLQARQTSIGCFLESYRFESLQPQLKEIGDIERILARIGLRNARPRDLARLRDALGALPALQEAMTSLEAPHLQQLARTTSTYPELADLLQRAIIDNPPAVIRDGGVLKTGYDAELDELQSLSENAGQFLIDLEAREKARTGLANLKVGYNRVHGYFIELPSKQAEQAPADYIRRQTLKGAERFITPELKEFEDKALSAKSRALAREKMLYEALLEDLIGHLAPLQDTAAALAELDVLSNLAERALNLDLNCPRFVSEPCMRIDQGRHPVVEQVLSTPFVANDLSLDDSTRMLVITGPNMGGKSTYMRQTALIVLLAHIGSFVPAASCELSLVDRIFTRIGSSDDLAGGRSTFMVEMSETANILHNATDRSLVLMDEVGRGTSTFDGLSLAWAAAECLAQLRAYTLFATHYFELTVLPESEPLVTNVHLNATEHNERIVFLHRVLPGPASQSYGLAVAQLAGVPGKVITRAKEHLQRLETTSLPHEQPRPKPGKPAAPMQSDLFASLPHPVLEELSKVKVDDLTPRQALELLYSLQTRI